One window from the genome of Hyperolius riggenbachi isolate aHypRig1 chromosome 6, aHypRig1.pri, whole genome shotgun sequence encodes:
- the FAM43B gene encoding protein FAM43B gives MRRSALQPTTMLPWKRSKFVLVKKDKKTKGLSYSSLLSSFLHSCPDLLPQVPVVRLGSLFSTRRQSVELNREDPSYTVWYLGNAVTLHAKGEGCTSEVVNKIWEKSEFGGYSTKMKLTLGSYGIRMTPCKKGSRKTVHSYLLHRITYCAAETGHTKLFSWVYRHQIKNKAVVLRCHAVLVSKSEKARAMARTLCQTSLSAFKEFKRLKRQSDFRREQQELLGEFVVPMMPLRKVINGICSYNPPAERSKTIPRLSSILEEEEDGEEERTRTHKTPDHIRDHLSAHQLERDTILELAQELRRLSIQRAIAKKITYLPPTHTSEWKRPVRTIC, from the coding sequence ATGAGACGCTCCGCTCTGCAGCCGACAACCATGTTGCCCTGGAAGAGGAGCAAGTTTGTCCTGGTGAAGAAAGACAAGAAGACCAAGGGCTTGAGCTACTCCTCTCTGCTGTCCTCCTTCTTGCACTCCTGCCCCGACCTCCTGCCCCAGGTCCCCGTGGTGCGCCTGGGTAGCCTCTTCAGCACCAGGAGACAGTCGGTGGAACTGAACCGGGAAGACCCCTCGTATACGGTGTGGTACTTGGGCAACGCCGTCACCCTCCACGCCAAGGGAGAAGGATGCACGTCCGAGGTGGTGAACAAGATCTGGGAGAAGAGCGAGTTCGGGGGCTACAGCACCAAGATGAAGCTCACCCTAGGCTCCTACGGCATCCGGATGACCCCCTGCAAGAAGGGGTCCCGGAAGACGGTCCACTCTTACCTCCTGCACCGTATCACCTACTGCGCGGCCGAGACTGGCCACACCAAACTCTTCTCCTGGGTCTACAGGCACCAGATCAAGAACAAGGCGGTGGTCCTAAGGTGTCACGCCGTACTGGTGTCCAAGTCGGAGAAGGCGAGGGCCATGGCTCGTACTCTATGCCAGACCTCCCTGTCAGCCTttaaggagttcaagaggctaaaGAGGCAAAGTGACTTCAGGAGGGAACAGCAGGAACTTTTGGGGGAGTTTGTGGTGCCCATGATGCCCCTGAGGAAGGTGATCAACGGGATCTGCTCTTACAACCCACCGGCGGAGAGAAGTAAGACTATACCCAGACTCAGTTCCAtcctggaggaagaggaggatggggaagaagAAAGGACACGCACCCACAAGACCCCCGATCACATAAGGGACCATCTCAGTGCGCATCAGCTGGAAAGGGACACTATTCTGGAACTGGCACAGGAACTGAGGAGGTTGAGCATTCAGCGGGCAATCGCCAAGAAAATCACCTAccttccccccacacacacgtcgGAGTGGAAGCGACCAGTTCGGACGATCTGCTGA